The Desulfoscipio gibsoniae DSM 7213 genome contains a region encoding:
- a CDS encoding SpoIIE family protein phosphatase, whose product MFFKQERPSKTNTISNGAKFDVGTLKVIALACLCIALSVILTGRLSYLIVEREAINKLKSQDLVYIVQSIAGKIDGRIARAKETSLILSKDPTIMEWIQGKEKDNVLGRRALHIISGIARDYDYSNSFIVSTLTNNYWAETGRLIDTMTVEDPDDAWFFDVIASKLPVSISIDYNNERQDTFVFVDALVGDIERPIAVTGVGLNLRDMAGEFAEYEFGEGSKLWLIDDSGDIHLAKDLVDRGKNIYSFIPADICEVIIQHAGEQTSTAGVLEYQDKNGELHDLIYQSLNSTDWQLVLQIPRSESIGFLDTIKINTLVASVLSFGLIVFIFYLIATRIADPFKRAVLLSRELEKKVQERTAKIMDSIDYAKRLQEAVIPGDEEMARAFKEHFIIWRPRDLVGGDLYWLKKKGDDYVLAIVDCTGHGVPGALMTMAVASILNDIVDGVCSDDPAVILQEINVRMKAALHQKVNAVSDDGADIGICHWRSGQYITFAGARIVLYVKTAVGVRVVKGDRHSLGYQKSDPDLVFNKVTLPVGEEDKFYMTTDGFLDQNGGSKNHSFGKKRFMALIDDYGHLPLAKQRQLFEDGLDDYKQTEEQRDDITVIGFQLRPSGTGDAVK is encoded by the coding sequence ATGTTTTTTAAGCAAGAAAGGCCCTCAAAAACAAATACAATCAGTAATGGTGCAAAATTTGATGTCGGCACCTTGAAAGTGATTGCGCTGGCTTGTTTATGTATTGCCCTGTCAGTGATTTTAACGGGCAGGTTAAGCTATTTGATAGTGGAAAGGGAAGCGATAAATAAACTAAAGTCCCAGGACCTGGTGTATATTGTTCAGTCCATAGCGGGCAAAATAGACGGGCGCATTGCCAGGGCCAAGGAAACGTCTCTGATTCTGTCCAAAGATCCAACAATCATGGAGTGGATTCAAGGTAAGGAGAAGGATAACGTATTAGGGCGGAGGGCTTTGCATATAATTAGCGGGATTGCTCGGGATTATGATTATAGCAATTCATTTATTGTAAGCACATTAACCAATAATTACTGGGCGGAAACCGGTCGATTGATCGACACTATGACTGTGGAAGACCCGGACGATGCCTGGTTTTTTGATGTCATTGCATCCAAATTGCCGGTTTCCATTAGCATTGACTACAATAATGAGCGCCAGGATACCTTTGTTTTTGTTGACGCTCTGGTGGGCGATATAGAAAGGCCAATTGCGGTAACAGGGGTGGGGCTTAATTTAAGGGATATGGCCGGTGAGTTTGCCGAGTATGAATTTGGTGAGGGGAGTAAGCTTTGGTTGATAGATGATAGCGGTGATATTCACCTGGCTAAAGATCTTGTTGATCGGGGGAAAAATATTTATTCTTTTATTCCGGCAGATATTTGCGAAGTGATTATTCAACACGCCGGAGAGCAAACATCCACCGCCGGGGTTTTGGAGTATCAAGATAAAAATGGTGAACTGCATGACCTGATATACCAGTCTCTTAATTCAACAGACTGGCAATTGGTATTGCAAATACCTCGGAGCGAAAGCATCGGCTTCTTAGATACTATTAAAATAAATACGCTGGTTGCCAGTGTGTTATCCTTTGGTTTAATTGTTTTCATATTTTACTTAATAGCTACCCGGATTGCTGATCCTTTTAAAAGGGCGGTATTATTAAGCAGGGAGCTGGAAAAGAAGGTCCAGGAACGGACTGCCAAAATAATGGATAGCATTGACTACGCCAAGCGGTTGCAGGAGGCTGTCATCCCCGGTGATGAAGAAATGGCCCGGGCATTTAAAGAACATTTTATCATTTGGCGGCCGCGTGATCTGGTTGGTGGCGATTTATACTGGCTTAAAAAGAAGGGAGACGATTACGTACTGGCGATAGTTGATTGCACCGGGCATGGTGTTCCGGGGGCGCTGATGACCATGGCGGTTGCCTCAATATTAAACGATATTGTCGATGGCGTTTGTTCTGATGATCCCGCTGTTATTTTACAGGAGATTAATGTGCGAATGAAGGCGGCCCTGCACCAAAAAGTCAACGCGGTTAGCGATGATGGCGCGGATATCGGTATTTGTCACTGGCGCAGCGGCCAATATATAACCTTTGCCGGTGCCAGGATTGTCCTTTACGTTAAAACAGCAGTGGGGGTGCGGGTGGTTAAAGGTGACAGGCATAGCTTGGGTTACCAAAAATCAGATCCTGATTTGGTATTTAATAAAGTAACGCTGCCTGTTGGGGAAGAAGATAAGTTTTATATGACTACAGACGGATTTTTGGACCAAAACGGGGGTTCTAAAAATCATTCCTTCGGTAAAAAGCGTTTTATGGCGTTAATCGATGACTATGGGCATTTACCGCTGGCCAAGCAGCGACAACTTTTTGAAGACGGTCTGGATGACTATAAACAAACCGAGGAACAGAGAGACGACATTACCGTTATTGGTTTTCAGCTCAGACCATCAGGCACTGGAGATGCAGTAAAATAA
- a CDS encoding HD-GYP domain-containing protein → MLFGDDDQQTARFADVFKRIWETGDAQLQRDYIKALPEIININGFHLNIEYKVIMPNQEEEPLIMLILTDITEKYKAQEQVNFLNYHDKLTSLFNRTYVEEWLSCSLQGRHFPISVIMADMNGLKLTNDVFGHEQGDRLLVRLAEVLLRCCRKTDIVARWGGDEFIILLPVTDKQACLRICERIKAACAQEKDLAFELSVALGMATQTSPQGNVLDLFNIAENHMYSNKMRESKQVRRKIILGLKEILCTKCFETDCHIERLKKLSLAFAQSLGYTQESNEVRNLSLLVDFHDIGKVALPGEILGKPGPLLPGEWEIVRSHSETGFRMAQTIGETEVGELILAHHERWDGRGYPYGLRDNQIPRLARLFAIVDAYDAMTRDHPHRKALSQAQALNEIEKGAGTQFDPELTRAFIEFITEQPFILGLT, encoded by the coding sequence TTGCTGTTTGGTGATGACGATCAGCAAACAGCAAGATTTGCTGATGTATTCAAACGGATTTGGGAAACCGGGGATGCCCAACTGCAGCGTGACTATATCAAGGCGTTGCCCGAAATAATCAATATCAATGGGTTCCACCTGAATATTGAATACAAAGTTATCATGCCGAATCAGGAAGAAGAACCCCTGATTATGCTTATACTTACAGATATTACGGAGAAATATAAGGCTCAGGAGCAGGTGAACTTTTTAAACTATCATGATAAATTAACCTCTCTTTTTAACCGTACGTATGTGGAAGAGTGGCTTTCCTGCTCTTTGCAGGGCAGGCATTTTCCCATTAGTGTGATCATGGCCGATATGAACGGCCTTAAGCTGACCAATGATGTATTTGGCCACGAGCAGGGTGACCGCCTGCTGGTTAGGTTGGCCGAGGTACTGCTGCGCTGCTGCCGAAAAACAGATATCGTTGCCCGCTGGGGCGGGGATGAGTTTATTATATTATTGCCTGTCACTGATAAACAGGCCTGCCTCCGTATTTGTGAGCGTATCAAGGCCGCTTGTGCACAGGAGAAGGACCTGGCGTTTGAGCTCAGTGTAGCTCTGGGTATGGCCACACAGACTAGTCCCCAGGGCAATGTTTTAGATTTATTTAATATTGCAGAAAACCATATGTATAGCAATAAAATGAGAGAAAGCAAGCAGGTGCGGCGTAAAATTATATTGGGGTTAAAGGAAATACTGTGTACCAAGTGTTTTGAAACTGATTGTCATATAGAAAGGTTAAAAAAATTATCATTGGCTTTTGCTCAAAGCCTGGGATACACACAGGAATCCAATGAGGTACGGAACTTAAGTTTGTTGGTAGACTTTCATGATATTGGTAAAGTAGCCTTGCCCGGGGAGATTTTAGGCAAGCCCGGTCCCTTGTTGCCCGGTGAATGGGAAATCGTCCGCAGTCATAGTGAAACCGGCTTTCGCATGGCCCAGACCATCGGGGAAACAGAGGTGGGAGAACTTATTCTGGCGCACCACGAGCGCTGGGACGGGCGTGGTTACCCCTACGGCCTGCGAGATAATCAAATTCCCCGGTTGGCTCGCTTGTTTGCCATTGTGGACGCCTACGATGCAATGACTCGTGACCACCCGCATCGTAAGGCTTTGAGCCAAGCGCAGGCGTTAAATGAAATTGAAAAAGGGGCAGGTACCCAATTCGACCCGGAATTAACCCGGGCTTTTATCGAATTCATAACGGAACAACCCTTTATCTTAGGCCTTACCTAA
- a CDS encoding [Fe-Fe] hydrogenase large subunit C-terminal domain-containing protein: protein MSTSRYDEIFKKLVKTAYRGDMAEEVAKIRDGDSVTDQYLLYASGGGDPNTVVFKVRDCSGKCDAGDDNCEASCLFGAIVRDMEGNVVIAPNNCTGCGKCVEVCKHYSLVDKKEFVPLIKILTDRKVPVFAIMAPAFIGQFGPGVTPGKMRAALKRLGFYGMVEVALFADILTLKEALEFERHVTREEDFMLTSMCCPIWVSMVKRVYQDLVPHISPSVSPMVACGRGVKHLHPGARVVFIGPCIAKKAEAKEADIQDAVDAVITFRELEQIFEAVGINPAELEEDESEHSSSAGRIYARTGGVSQAISDTLSRLRPDRKIKIRAIQADGVQDCRRMLKDVLEGRINGNFLEGMGCNGGCVGGPKVIIDPADGRKSVEDYSREAGSMTPVDNKYVMELLRRLGVQDTSDFLDSSKAAMFIRNFEQEAQNRDKTNGL from the coding sequence ATGAGCACATCAAGGTACGATGAAATCTTTAAAAAGCTTGTAAAAACCGCCTACCGGGGTGATATGGCCGAGGAAGTGGCCAAAATCCGGGACGGTGATAGTGTTACAGACCAGTATCTGCTTTACGCTTCGGGGGGTGGCGACCCCAACACAGTGGTGTTTAAGGTCCGGGACTGCAGTGGTAAGTGTGACGCAGGCGATGATAACTGCGAGGCGTCTTGTCTTTTTGGTGCCATAGTGCGTGACATGGAGGGTAATGTTGTTATTGCGCCCAATAACTGTACCGGGTGTGGTAAGTGTGTTGAGGTGTGCAAGCATTACTCGCTGGTGGATAAGAAAGAATTCGTACCGCTGATAAAAATTTTGACAGATCGCAAGGTGCCGGTTTTTGCTATTATGGCACCTGCTTTTATCGGCCAGTTTGGCCCGGGGGTGACTCCCGGTAAAATGCGGGCTGCGCTGAAGAGGCTGGGTTTTTACGGCATGGTGGAAGTGGCTCTCTTTGCCGACATTCTTACATTGAAGGAAGCGCTGGAATTTGAGCGGCACGTCACCCGGGAAGAGGATTTTATGCTTACCAGTATGTGCTGTCCCATCTGGGTATCTATGGTTAAGAGGGTTTATCAGGATCTGGTGCCGCACATATCCCCTTCCGTTTCACCTATGGTGGCCTGCGGCAGGGGTGTTAAGCATTTGCATCCCGGTGCCAGGGTAGTGTTTATAGGTCCCTGCATTGCCAAAAAGGCGGAGGCCAAGGAAGCCGATATCCAGGATGCTGTGGACGCTGTAATTACCTTTCGGGAATTGGAGCAAATTTTTGAAGCGGTGGGTATCAATCCGGCTGAATTGGAAGAGGACGAAAGCGAGCACTCTTCCAGTGCCGGGAGAATATATGCCAGAACCGGCGGGGTGAGCCAGGCAATATCAGATACGTTAAGCAGGTTAAGGCCGGACAGAAAGATTAAGATTAGGGCCATCCAGGCCGACGGGGTTCAGGATTGCCGCAGAATGCTCAAGGATGTTTTGGAAGGGCGTATTAACGGAAATTTCTTGGAAGGCATGGGTTGTAACGGGGGTTGCGTGGGTGGTCCCAAGGTAATCATTGACCCGGCGGATGGACGCAAATCCGTGGAGGATTACAGCAGAGAGGCGGGTTCCATGACGCCGGTGGATAACAAGTATGTTATGGAGCTGTTGAGGCGATTAGGCGTTCAAGATACGTCCGATTTTTTGGACAGCTCCAAGGCGGCCATGTTTATCAGGAATTTTGAGCAAGAAGCTCAAAACCGGGATAAAACAAACGGGCTATAG
- a CDS encoding CPBP family intramembrane glutamic endopeptidase → MKTIIASGDIKYVKSMACFFVMLGALALLLKGVQVKKPTFDLVIGQAGLLGVLLLISLGRLNELLEDCQKINKTAPVFILAGFLLSWAFQWYRETARQYGIAIAPGTSQVNVPDLGVITADTVIIVISIILLGPLLEEMLFRFIGLGLVRQLAKPGQAVFLIGAWVVATSTIFALLHGPEPAAFAIYFISGVVYSIVYLRYGVLASLLVHAAGNAGVLII, encoded by the coding sequence ATGAAAACAATAATCGCCAGCGGGGATATCAAATATGTAAAGTCTATGGCTTGTTTTTTTGTAATGCTTGGGGCTTTGGCATTGCTGCTCAAGGGTGTGCAAGTAAAAAAACCAACCTTTGACCTGGTTATCGGCCAGGCCGGGCTTTTGGGAGTGCTGTTATTAATCAGCCTGGGCCGGTTGAACGAACTACTGGAGGATTGCCAAAAAATAAATAAAACCGCGCCTGTATTTATACTGGCGGGTTTTTTGCTGAGTTGGGCTTTTCAGTGGTACAGGGAAACAGCCCGGCAATATGGTATAGCAATTGCCCCGGGGACAAGTCAGGTCAATGTGCCGGACCTGGGAGTAATCACCGCGGACACTGTTATCATCGTAATATCGATTATTTTACTTGGCCCTTTACTGGAAGAAATGCTGTTTCGCTTTATCGGTCTGGGACTGGTGCGCCAATTGGCCAAGCCGGGGCAGGCAGTTTTTTTAATCGGGGCCTGGGTTGTGGCAACCTCAACAATCTTTGCCTTATTACATGGCCCCGAACCGGCGGCATTTGCAATTTACTTCATTTCCGGTGTGGTTTACAGCATCGTTTACTTGAGATACGGTGTATTGGCATCATTATTAGTACACGCCGCCGGCAATGCCGGGGTTTTGATCATCTAG
- a CDS encoding stalk domain-containing protein codes for MKRLFLTMALLFFLACGFATAAPAQEHKQISVLIDGLPVSFDVQPVIQSGRTLVPFRAIAEALNVQVTWDGAAQTINATDGNNAVLLQMGSNTGYRNQTPIPLEVPPLNLDGRTLIPLRFFSEAFDCQVVWDNVTSTVKITSPPQQMTVVGFYALGDAQTSSWGNLFGVPYPGTAAGNTGLVSDLALGWYSLDGQGNLLTQSRTGWQRPDGWENVLDAARSYNIRTEMVVHVTDEDGTITNLLTNENAMNQAVADILKEINSYDSVNLNLEGLGYRDTGAQLQAVQNSFTSFVSLLFEQLQAAGKTLTVTLHAPNSSYKGYDYQALGKVTDKIIIMAYDYGSTPEPVNQVIQAVESATAVVPAQKLLLGISAPTETPQSILTKVGIAKQYNLDGIALWRLGVVSDEMWQILKTTVKGT; via the coding sequence ATGAAACGTTTATTCTTAACTATGGCCCTGCTGTTTTTTTTAGCCTGCGGATTCGCAACTGCGGCCCCGGCTCAAGAACACAAGCAGATTTCTGTACTCATTGACGGTTTGCCGGTTAGTTTTGACGTACAGCCCGTCATCCAAAGCGGACGCACCCTGGTTCCCTTCAGGGCTATTGCCGAAGCATTGAATGTACAGGTCACCTGGGATGGTGCCGCACAAACGATAAACGCCACCGATGGGAACAACGCCGTGCTGCTGCAAATGGGCAGCAATACCGGTTATCGCAACCAGACCCCCATCCCATTGGAGGTACCGCCACTAAACCTGGATGGGAGAACGCTGATTCCGCTGCGATTTTTCAGTGAAGCTTTCGATTGCCAGGTGGTGTGGGATAATGTTACCAGCACCGTGAAAATTACTTCCCCCCCACAGCAGATGACTGTGGTAGGTTTCTACGCCCTGGGCGATGCGCAAACCAGCAGCTGGGGCAATCTGTTCGGCGTGCCTTACCCCGGCACAGCAGCCGGAAACACAGGCCTGGTATCCGATCTGGCCCTGGGCTGGTACAGCCTTGACGGGCAGGGCAATTTGTTAACGCAGAGCAGGACAGGCTGGCAGCGCCCGGATGGCTGGGAGAATGTTCTTGACGCAGCCCGGTCATATAACATACGCACCGAGATGGTGGTTCACGTCACAGACGAAGATGGCACCATCACTAACTTACTAACTAACGAGAATGCCATGAATCAGGCCGTTGCGGATATATTAAAAGAAATCAATTCGTATGACAGCGTTAATCTTAACCTTGAAGGTTTAGGTTACCGGGATACCGGAGCACAATTACAAGCTGTGCAAAACAGCTTTACCAGTTTTGTCAGCTTACTGTTTGAACAACTGCAGGCGGCAGGCAAGACCCTGACCGTTACACTGCATGCCCCCAACAGTTCCTACAAGGGTTACGATTATCAAGCACTGGGGAAAGTAACGGATAAAATAATTATTATGGCATACGATTACGGTTCCACACCGGAGCCGGTCAACCAGGTCATCCAAGCCGTGGAGTCGGCTACTGCGGTTGTCCCGGCGCAAAAACTGCTCCTGGGCATCTCCGCCCCCACGGAAACCCCGCAAAGCATACTAACCAAAGTTGGCATAGCCAAGCAATATAACCTGGACGGCATCGCACTCTGGCGTTTGGGGGTAGTTTCCGATGAAATGTGGCAGATATTGAAAACCACTGTAAAAGGAACATGA
- a CDS encoding exo-beta-N-acetylmuramidase NamZ domain-containing protein: MRKIIIILVSVAALLLSCNAAFAQTSNFKLGNELLMTKYHHLIEGKRAGLVTNQSGVNSQGVSTIDVLAGDPSIQLTALFGPEHGIDGKAKAGAYVESYTHPVLGIPVYSLYGATREPTAEMLKNVDVLVFDVQDIGARSYTYMSTLNYCMVAAQKNNKTVVVLDRPNPVGGVIVEGPMMEDPYITFVGVDNLPMAHGMTAGELAKFYNRKIGANLEVVPMEGYARSMIYQDTGLSWVQTSPNIPDLDAVFGYMATGLGEGTGIGQADTFKWIGGNGVDARKFADLLNNAGLPGVVFVPETKGERGGVRLNITDYHAFNPAKTGIYALTYAHSLTNFTVPKSGATVVMFDKIMGTNKIGQYLEQGLTPQQIEAQYAGALNRFKELRKQYLIYGDGTGQNAGGDGGSNADQDTNQDAGQVQQQPISVIVEGRAIDFDAAPFVDANNRLMVPLRAIVEALAATVDYDEETREITIVKQGQTNIFMLNSNMVLVGGELKSMDTMPVVKNSRTMVPVRYVGEYFGAQVNWDPATRIVTVD, translated from the coding sequence ATGCGTAAAATTATTATTATATTGGTGTCAGTGGCGGCATTGCTGCTGTCATGTAACGCTGCCTTTGCCCAAACGAGTAATTTTAAACTGGGCAATGAGCTTTTGATGACCAAGTATCACCACTTGATTGAGGGGAAAAGGGCGGGGCTGGTTACCAACCAAAGCGGTGTCAACAGCCAGGGGGTAAGCACCATTGATGTGCTGGCCGGCGACCCGTCCATCCAGTTGACAGCGTTGTTCGGACCCGAGCATGGTATTGACGGTAAGGCTAAAGCCGGTGCCTATGTGGAATCCTATACGCACCCGGTACTGGGTATACCTGTTTACAGCCTGTACGGGGCTACCAGGGAACCCACCGCTGAGATGCTAAAAAACGTGGATGTGCTGGTGTTTGATGTGCAGGATATTGGGGCCAGATCCTACACCTATATGTCCACCCTTAATTACTGCATGGTGGCAGCACAGAAAAACAATAAAACCGTGGTGGTGCTGGACCGTCCCAACCCGGTGGGTGGTGTGATAGTGGAAGGTCCCATGATGGAAGACCCTTATATCACCTTTGTGGGTGTGGATAATTTACCCATGGCTCACGGTATGACGGCCGGGGAACTGGCCAAGTTCTATAACCGTAAAATTGGTGCCAACCTTGAAGTGGTGCCCATGGAGGGTTATGCCAGGTCCATGATCTACCAGGATACCGGCTTATCCTGGGTGCAAACTTCGCCCAATATACCCGACCTGGATGCTGTTTTCGGTTATATGGCTACTGGATTGGGGGAAGGAACGGGTATCGGGCAGGCCGATACGTTCAAGTGGATTGGCGGTAATGGTGTGGATGCCCGGAAGTTTGCCGACTTATTAAATAATGCCGGGCTGCCGGGTGTGGTTTTTGTTCCTGAAACAAAGGGCGAAAGGGGTGGTGTGCGGTTAAATATTACAGACTATCATGCCTTTAACCCGGCTAAAACAGGTATTTACGCTTTAACCTATGCTCACTCGTTAACTAACTTTACAGTGCCCAAAAGCGGCGCAACCGTGGTAATGTTTGATAAAATTATGGGGACCAATAAAATAGGCCAGTACCTGGAGCAGGGACTGACACCCCAGCAAATAGAAGCGCAATATGCCGGGGCGCTGAACCGTTTCAAGGAACTGCGGAAACAATATTTGATTTATGGCGACGGGACCGGGCAGAATGCCGGTGGTGATGGCGGTTCGAATGCCGATCAGGATACCAATCAAGATGCTGGTCAGGTTCAACAGCAGCCCATCAGTGTTATAGTTGAGGGCCGGGCCATAGACTTTGATGCGGCTCCCTTTGTGGATGCCAATAACCGCTTGATGGTTCCGCTCCGGGCCATTGTCGAGGCTCTGGCTGCGACGGTGGACTATGACGAAGAAACAAGGGAAATTACCATCGTCAAGCAGGGCCAAACAAACATATTTATGCTGAATAGTAACATGGTGCTGGTAGGTGGAGAGCTTAAGAGTATGGATACAATGCCTGTGGTTAAAAACAGCCGCACCATGGTGCCGGTGCGCTATGTAGGTGAATATTTCGGCGCGCAGGTTAACTGGGATCCCGCAACCCGCATAGTTACAGTTGACTAA
- a CDS encoding cold-shock protein → MQGTVKWFNDSKGYGFIEGENGRDVFVHYSAILTDGFKSLSEGQRVEFEVTDGPRGQQASNVQVL, encoded by the coding sequence TTGCAAGGAACAGTAAAATGGTTCAATGACAGCAAAGGCTATGGATTTATTGAAGGTGAAAACGGCAGAGATGTTTTTGTTCATTATTCGGCCATTCTAACCGATGGTTTTAAATCCTTAAGCGAAGGACAGAGGGTGGAATTTGAAGTTACTGACGGTCCCCGTGGCCAGCAGGCATCCAACGTACAGGTGCTCTAG
- a CDS encoding gamma-glutamylcyclotransferase family protein, whose protein sequence is MYLNRLFVYGTLLPGLANYDRYLKSCKPKTFPAKAKGVMYHLLQDGYPIVQDGEGEVKGVIFESPELLVILPEIDEIHKFTGVESQSDLIREIRDVTNLETGETVKAHMYLWPPTKAHWLEESAEVIEHGDWLKFLHQKN, encoded by the coding sequence GTGTATTTAAATAGATTGTTCGTGTACGGCACCCTGCTCCCGGGCCTGGCCAATTATGATCGTTATTTAAAGTCGTGTAAACCTAAAACCTTTCCGGCCAAGGCTAAAGGAGTGATGTATCACCTGCTGCAGGACGGCTATCCGATAGTACAGGATGGCGAAGGGGAAGTAAAGGGAGTAATTTTTGAATCACCCGAGCTGCTGGTAATTTTGCCGGAAATCGATGAAATCCATAAGTTTACAGGCGTTGAAAGCCAAAGTGACCTGATAAGGGAAATCAGGGATGTTACAAATTTGGAAACCGGTGAAACGGTCAAGGCTCATATGTATTTATGGCCGCCCACCAAAGCCCACTGGCTGGAGGAAAGCGCGGAAGTAATTGAGCATGGCGACTGGCTGAAATTTTTGCATCAAAAAAATTAA
- a CDS encoding MFS transporter, translating to MTQDAQFKRHTLITITMASFLTPFMGSAVNLAIPSIGEQFNAGAMHLSWVVTSYILASAAFLVPFGRFADIVGRKKVFIAGMIFFTLSSLLCGLAASVEMLIAFRLLQGIGSAMVFGTAMAILTSVFPPQERGKILGINVATVYTGLSLGPVLGGTLNHNLGWPSIFYLCVLIGLAVIIMSLTKLKGEWAGARGESYDITGAVLYSVGLVAFMYGISSITTATWSGYLLIAGLIILAIFIWHEMKTEFPVLNIKLFSRNITFTFSNLAALINYSATSAVGFLLSLYLQVVMGYNSQQAGFILLSQPVLMALLSPFAGKLSDRVQPRVVASWGMTLTTLGLFIFVFLTEQTPIWFVLINLALLGIGFALFSSPNSNAIMGSVEKKFYGIASSTLGTMRLTGQAISMAIATLIMAMFIGHVELNQADVSLLTKSIKTAFIVFAATCLAGIFASLARGNISTGNQFKNKPGGISNSK from the coding sequence TTGACCCAGGATGCGCAATTTAAAAGGCATACCCTGATTACCATTACCATGGCATCATTTTTAACACCCTTCATGGGCAGCGCCGTAAATTTGGCCATACCTTCCATCGGTGAACAGTTCAACGCCGGCGCCATGCACTTAAGCTGGGTGGTCACCAGTTACATACTGGCTTCGGCGGCCTTTCTGGTGCCCTTCGGCAGATTTGCGGACATTGTGGGCCGGAAAAAAGTATTCATTGCCGGCATGATCTTTTTCACATTGTCTTCTCTGTTATGTGGCCTGGCCGCATCAGTTGAAATGCTTATTGCCTTCAGGTTATTGCAGGGCATCGGCAGCGCCATGGTTTTCGGCACCGCCATGGCTATACTGACCTCGGTGTTCCCCCCCCAGGAAAGGGGCAAAATACTGGGCATCAATGTAGCCACGGTTTATACCGGCCTCTCCCTGGGTCCCGTGCTAGGCGGTACTTTAAACCATAATTTGGGCTGGCCATCTATTTTTTATCTCTGTGTACTAATTGGTTTAGCCGTTATTATTATGAGCCTAACCAAACTCAAAGGAGAATGGGCGGGCGCCAGGGGAGAAAGCTATGACATTACCGGAGCGGTCCTTTACTCAGTTGGTCTGGTGGCCTTTATGTACGGCATATCCAGCATCACCACCGCAACCTGGTCTGGTTACCTGCTTATCGCCGGCCTTATCATACTGGCTATTTTCATCTGGCATGAAATGAAAACCGAGTTCCCGGTACTCAATATAAAGCTGTTTAGTCGAAATATCACCTTTACTTTTTCCAATCTGGCGGCACTCATTAACTATAGCGCCACCTCTGCTGTGGGTTTTTTACTTTCCCTTTATCTACAGGTAGTCATGGGCTACAATTCCCAGCAGGCCGGCTTTATTTTATTGTCCCAGCCTGTGCTCATGGCGCTATTATCACCCTTTGCGGGTAAGCTGTCCGACCGGGTACAGCCCAGGGTGGTGGCCTCATGGGGTATGACTTTGACCACTTTGGGATTGTTTATTTTTGTTTTTTTAACCGAGCAAACCCCCATCTGGTTTGTGCTTATAAACCTGGCCCTTTTGGGAATAGGCTTTGCCCTGTTCTCCTCGCCCAACAGCAATGCCATCATGGGCTCGGTGGAAAAGAAATTTTACGGCATCGCCTCATCCACCCTGGGCACCATGCGTTTAACCGGGCAGGCCATCAGCATGGCCATAGCCACATTAATTATGGCCATGTTTATTGGTCATGTGGAACTTAACCAAGCCGACGTAAGCCTGCTCACCAAGAGCATTAAAACAGCCTTTATTGTTTTCGCCGCCACCTGTTTGGCCGGCATATTCGCATCTCTGGCCCGGGGCAATATCAGTACCGGCAACCAATTTAAAAACAAACCTGGCGGCATATCCAACAGTAAATAA